One genomic region from Terasakiella sp. SH-1 encodes:
- a CDS encoding response regulator transcription factor — protein sequence MIRVLIADDHPLFRVALKDTMSDIEEDFSISEASTFNEAQKLTDDDLDLILLDLSMPGTTGFSGLVTLRTHVPSVPIVIVSASEDIETVRSAAQYGAVGFIPKTAAPEIMKEAISSVLNGGRYWPTEEATQPRPEEDRQRKSEFEDKLGRLTPSELRVLELMSAGMSNKVIAFELNIKESTVKSHVTALLRKLDVFNRTQAVIAAKEMGFKVNP from the coding sequence ATGATACGAGTTCTAATCGCTGATGATCATCCTCTTTTCAGAGTCGCTTTAAAAGACACCATGTCTGATATTGAAGAAGACTTCTCCATCAGCGAAGCCAGCACATTTAACGAGGCACAGAAGCTCACCGATGATGATTTGGACTTGATTTTGCTGGACCTGTCCATGCCGGGGACGACGGGGTTTTCCGGGCTTGTGACCTTACGGACACATGTGCCGTCTGTTCCCATTGTGATTGTTTCTGCCTCTGAGGATATCGAGACTGTCCGCAGCGCAGCCCAATATGGTGCTGTCGGCTTTATTCCCAAAACCGCAGCCCCTGAAATTATGAAAGAAGCGATTTCCAGCGTACTGAATGGCGGGCGCTACTGGCCCACCGAAGAAGCCACGCAACCGCGCCCGGAAGAAGATCGCCAGCGTAAATCTGAATTTGAAGATAAGTTGGGACGATTGACACCCAGCGAGTTACGGGTGCTGGAACTGATGAGTGCAGGCATGTCCAATAAAGTGATTGCCTTTGAACTCAATATCAAAGAGTCCACAGTCAAATCCCATGTCACGGCCTTGTTGCGTAAACTGGATGTGTTTAATCGCACTCAAGCGGTTATTGCAGCAAAAGAGATGGGGTTTAAGGTTAATCCCTAA
- a CDS encoding NahK/ErcS family hybrid sensor histidine kinase/response regulator, with protein MTLRLVIFYYFLAFIAFSLPVQAQTYDKGPYEDAHSEEQISNPRADFWRQVRDGMPGRVNIPDKDKSVLIQQGGNDWLSTRSNVVANYGRQVIAVGLALSLLFLFLTGRIKILSGPVGWVLDRLMPFQKPAHWVSAVCFVLLGMTGLNILYGKRVLAPMMGREFFSDFSLLGKAIHNQASWVFMAAIAIVMILRAREHLPGFVRQRVSRKKAMEWTKVGKSEKVLFWFAVLGTLIVAYSGATLLIPHGTNELRQMQLFQLMHSFSALTLTGLIVGNVYLISVGIKENARKLLEAKEILEEEVQKRTHELENEIQERRQIEVELNEAKEVAELANRSKDKFLATASHDLLQPLTAARLMIATLRMREMRHKNHKIVEQVHQSLRGTEELLTDLLDISRLGASTTEPRISDFPAQQLLGNIEHEFRPVARQKGLSLKVHCPDVHLKSDYQLLNRVIRNFLSNAVRYTSSGGILIGARNRKGHIRIEVWDTGTGIPKDQLTKVFEEFHRIDGQAIDQKTKENGVGLGLAIVDRIATILGHNILVRSVEGKGSVFSIDVTHGSEVAQLGQVQKLETSDLGGVVVALVDNDQNVLSAMKTYLEEWGCSVLAGSSGDELIEQLSWSSFSPDLILADYHLDAGVLGPDVAERVHRIYGSDVPVIIISADSTQDIRDSLIEQGYKFMSKPVRPAKMRALMAHLVNQDDHFSQLARKSIGA; from the coding sequence TTGACCCTGCGTTTGGTCATCTTTTATTATTTCCTGGCGTTTATTGCGTTCAGCCTGCCGGTGCAGGCCCAGACCTACGATAAAGGTCCCTATGAAGATGCCCACAGTGAAGAGCAAATAAGCAACCCCCGCGCTGATTTCTGGCGACAGGTGCGCGATGGCATGCCAGGGCGTGTCAATATCCCGGACAAGGATAAAAGCGTGCTGATCCAGCAGGGCGGCAATGATTGGCTTTCCACACGTTCTAATGTTGTTGCAAATTACGGTCGCCAAGTCATCGCTGTTGGCTTAGCGCTCAGTCTCCTTTTTCTTTTTTTAACGGGCCGGATCAAAATCTTAAGCGGGCCTGTCGGATGGGTCCTTGACCGACTGATGCCTTTTCAAAAACCTGCCCACTGGGTTTCAGCCGTTTGTTTTGTCCTGTTGGGGATGACCGGTCTTAATATTCTTTATGGGAAACGGGTCCTTGCCCCCATGATGGGGCGTGAATTTTTCTCAGATTTTTCCTTGCTGGGAAAAGCCATCCATAATCAGGCCAGCTGGGTTTTCATGGCAGCCATTGCCATTGTGATGATTTTACGCGCACGTGAACATTTACCGGGGTTTGTGCGCCAACGCGTATCACGCAAAAAGGCGATGGAATGGACAAAAGTGGGCAAAAGCGAAAAGGTCCTGTTCTGGTTTGCCGTCCTTGGCACCCTGATTGTTGCCTATTCCGGGGCGACACTGTTAATCCCTCATGGGACAAATGAGCTACGCCAGATGCAGCTCTTTCAGCTCATGCATTCTTTTTCCGCACTTACCTTGACCGGATTGATTGTCGGCAATGTGTATCTGATTTCTGTTGGGATTAAGGAAAATGCCCGCAAACTGTTGGAGGCCAAGGAAATATTGGAAGAAGAAGTTCAAAAACGTACCCACGAACTGGAAAATGAAATTCAGGAACGTCGCCAAATTGAAGTGGAACTCAATGAGGCCAAAGAAGTTGCTGAATTGGCAAACCGCTCTAAAGACAAGTTTTTGGCAACGGCAAGCCATGACCTCTTGCAGCCTTTAACCGCTGCACGCCTGATGATTGCGACATTGCGCATGCGTGAGATGCGCCACAAAAATCATAAGATTGTTGAACAGGTCCATCAATCCTTACGCGGTACAGAAGAACTGCTGACTGATTTACTGGATATTTCCCGCTTAGGGGCAAGTACGACGGAACCCAGGATTTCTGATTTTCCAGCCCAACAGCTTTTGGGCAATATTGAACATGAGTTTCGCCCTGTTGCCCGACAAAAAGGGCTTTCTTTGAAGGTTCATTGCCCAGACGTACACCTAAAATCGGATTATCAGCTTTTAAATCGTGTGATCCGGAACTTCTTAAGCAATGCGGTTCGTTATACATCATCAGGGGGTATTCTGATCGGTGCACGAAATCGCAAGGGTCATATACGCATTGAAGTTTGGGATACGGGAACAGGTATTCCGAAAGACCAATTAACAAAAGTATTTGAAGAATTTCACCGCATTGATGGACAAGCAATCGACCAAAAAACCAAAGAAAATGGCGTTGGTCTTGGTTTGGCAATTGTGGATCGGATTGCCACTATTTTGGGACACAATATTTTGGTGCGCTCGGTTGAAGGTAAAGGCTCGGTCTTTTCCATTGATGTCACACATGGCAGTGAAGTGGCGCAATTAGGGCAAGTCCAAAAGCTTGAAACAAGTGACCTGGGGGGCGTGGTTGTGGCCCTTGTCGATAATGACCAAAATGTGCTGTCTGCAATGAAAACCTACCTGGAAGAATGGGGCTGTAGCGTTCTTGCCGGGTCTTCGGGCGATGAATTAATTGAACAGCTCAGTTGGTCCTCTTTCTCCCCGGACCTTATTTTAGCTGATTACCATCTGGATGCAGGTGTTTTAGGACCAGATGTCGCAGAACGTGTACATCGTATTTATGGAAGTGATGTGCCTGTGATTATCATCTCAGCAGACTCAACACAAGACATCCGAGATAGCCTGATTGAACAAGGCTACAAGTTCATGAGCAAGCCTGTCCGCCCTGCCAAAATGCGGGCCTTAATGGCGCATCTGGTCAATCAGGATGATCATTTCTCCCAACTCGCCCGAAAGTCTATTGGAGCTTAG
- the fdh3B gene encoding formate dehydrogenase FDH3 subunit beta yields MARMKFLCDTERCTECNGCVTACKNEHEVPWGVNRRRVVTLNDGEPGERSLSVSCMHCSDAPCMAVCPVDAFYQTGDGVVLHSKDICIGCGYCLFACPFGAPQFPQDGFFGSRGKMDKCTFCSGGPEEDHSDTEYKKYGSNRLAEGKLPACAEMCSTKALLAGDGDKVSDIYRDRAAGRGFGSGAWGWGTAYGLKNKEG; encoded by the coding sequence ATGGCAAGAATGAAGTTTCTTTGTGATACGGAACGTTGCACTGAATGTAACGGTTGTGTCACAGCATGTAAGAACGAACATGAAGTGCCTTGGGGCGTAAACCGTCGCCGTGTTGTCACCCTTAATGATGGTGAACCTGGTGAGCGTAGCCTTTCGGTTTCATGTATGCACTGTTCAGATGCGCCTTGTATGGCGGTTTGTCCGGTGGATGCGTTCTATCAGACGGGCGATGGTGTGGTTCTTCACTCCAAAGACATCTGTATTGGTTGTGGGTATTGCCTGTTTGCGTGTCCGTTTGGCGCGCCACAGTTCCCGCAGGACGGTTTCTTTGGTTCACGGGGCAAAATGGACAAATGTACATTCTGCTCAGGTGGCCCTGAAGAAGATCATTCCGATACGGAATATAAAAAGTATGGCAGCAACCGTTTGGCGGAAGGCAAACTCCCTGCATGTGCAGAGATGTGTTCCACCAAGGCATTGTTGGCAGGTGACGGCGACAAAGTTTCCGACATCTACCGCGATCGTGCTGCCGGGCGTGGTTTCGGCTCCGGTGCATGGGGCTGGGGGACTGCGTACGGTCTGAAAAACAAAGAAGGCTGA
- a CDS encoding formate dehydrogenase subunit gamma: protein MRSKLLNKLFFAILAVLIGTAVLSSGMPEAQAQNVSVNPGLSGLGSSSDIWREIKQGKQGNTSLPDKSKGFLIRNNGEEWRNVRNNMVFIYGAMGMVGMIAALALFYLVRGRINLDDELSGRKILRFKAIERYNHWTMAASFILLGLSGLNMLYGRAVLLPLLGPEGFSALAGVGKFIHNNIAWLFMISLCLTFIFWARDNLWDRYDLNWILKGGGLFSKGVHPPSAKFNFGEKTMFWLVILGGAAVSFTGLTLLFPYLFGTLPFMQLMQIIHAVLALVMVIAIFGHIYIGTIGMEGAIDGMKTGYVDETWAKEHHAAWAESHGIKVEHKDSDEEHVAQGGIAE from the coding sequence ATGAGGTCCAAACTTTTGAACAAACTGTTTTTCGCTATCTTAGCGGTTCTTATCGGTACAGCTGTACTGAGCTCAGGCATGCCTGAAGCTCAAGCACAAAATGTATCTGTCAATCCGGGCCTGTCCGGTCTTGGCAGTTCGTCTGATATCTGGCGTGAGATCAAGCAAGGCAAGCAGGGCAACACCTCCTTGCCAGATAAAAGTAAAGGCTTTCTGATCCGTAATAACGGTGAAGAATGGCGAAATGTGCGCAACAACATGGTATTTATCTATGGTGCCATGGGAATGGTGGGCATGATTGCTGCTTTGGCCCTCTTTTATCTTGTGCGTGGTCGCATCAATCTGGACGATGAACTTTCAGGTCGAAAAATCCTGCGTTTCAAGGCAATTGAACGGTATAACCATTGGACAATGGCAGCGAGCTTTATCCTGCTTGGTTTATCGGGATTGAATATGCTTTATGGCCGTGCGGTTCTTTTACCACTGCTTGGCCCTGAAGGGTTTTCAGCTCTCGCAGGTGTTGGTAAATTCATTCACAACAACATTGCGTGGTTGTTTATGATTTCCCTGTGCCTGACGTTTATCTTTTGGGCGCGTGACAACCTGTGGGACCGCTATGATTTGAACTGGATTTTAAAAGGGGGTGGCCTGTTCTCCAAAGGGGTACACCCACCATCTGCGAAATTCAATTTTGGTGAAAAAACAATGTTCTGGCTGGTGATCCTTGGCGGCGCTGCTGTCAGCTTCACTGGTTTGACACTCTTATTCCCGTACTTGTTCGGCACATTACCATTTATGCAATTGATGCAAATTATCCACGCAGTTCTTGCATTGGTGATGGTTATTGCCATTTTCGGCCATATCTATATCGGTACCATTGGTATGGAAGGCGCGATTGACGGCATGAAAACCGGATATGTGGACGAAACCTGGGCAAAAGAACATCACGCCGCCTGGGCGGAAAGCCACGGTATTAAAGTTGAGCATAAAGATTCTGATGAAGAACATGTTGCTCAAGGAGGTATTGCAGAATGA
- the fdhD gene encoding formate dehydrogenase accessory sulfurtransferase FdhD, giving the protein MNIYNPDREMMLDDYIIKPDPSSALTTSEVQGVDSFGNPLVVPVVEERPLTLFLNNREIVTLMTVGDYPELLGVGYLVNQNMLKDDDIITDVEYHDDLDVIVVRTERVTNYEEKLKRKVLTSGCGMGTVFGDIMDKLDEVVLEEGVSIHASWIEPLLKKIKTTPSLYRKAGSIHGCVLCQGNRPLVYIEDVGRHNALDKIAGYLYLNGLKGSDYYMYTTGRMTSEMVMKSVSMGVSLLISRSGATKWGVELAKKAGLTLISRARGKRFIALSGLQRINFDLNDLDEQMSRTAQ; this is encoded by the coding sequence ATGAACATCTATAACCCTGATCGAGAGATGATGCTTGATGACTATATCATTAAGCCAGACCCTTCTAGCGCGTTGACCACCTCTGAAGTTCAGGGTGTAGACAGTTTTGGCAATCCCTTAGTGGTTCCTGTTGTGGAAGAGCGTCCCTTGACGCTTTTCCTCAACAACCGCGAAATTGTGACCTTGATGACGGTGGGGGATTACCCCGAACTTTTAGGTGTTGGCTACCTTGTTAACCAAAACATGCTCAAAGATGATGATATCATCACAGACGTTGAATATCACGATGACCTTGATGTGATCGTGGTCAGAACAGAACGTGTCACCAATTATGAAGAAAAGCTCAAACGTAAGGTCCTGACATCCGGTTGCGGAATGGGGACTGTTTTTGGCGATATCATGGATAAGCTTGACGAGGTGGTTTTAGAGGAAGGTGTGAGCATTCATGCCTCCTGGATTGAACCACTGTTAAAAAAGATCAAGACGACACCAAGCCTCTATCGCAAGGCAGGTTCCATTCACGGCTGCGTGCTGTGTCAGGGGAACAGGCCACTTGTGTATATTGAAGACGTGGGTCGCCATAACGCCTTGGATAAAATTGCAGGGTATCTCTACCTCAACGGTCTAAAAGGGTCCGATTACTATATGTACACCACGGGGCGTATGACGTCTGAAATGGTGATGAAATCAGTTTCCATGGGGGTTTCCCTACTGATTTCACGATCCGGGGCAACAAAATGGGGCGTGGAGCTTGCTAAAAAAGCAGGGCTCACATTGATCAGCCGTGCACGTGGCAAGCGTTTCATCGCCTTAAGTGGCTTACAACGTATCAATTTTGACCTGAATGACCTTGATGAACAAATGAGCCGTACAGCCCAGTGA